Part of the Nicotiana sylvestris chromosome 2, ASM39365v2, whole genome shotgun sequence genome, caagtaatcccaacaagcatcactgggtggctatgaaacgagttctgggatatttggagtatacccaagactacgctttgcactacaataaatatcctgCTGTTGTTGAAGGATATAGTGATGCTAATTGGATAACCGGCTCatcagaaacaaagtccacaagtagatatgtgtttactgttggtggatgagcagtatcttggaagtcttccaaacagacatgtatcgctcgctctacaatggaatcagagtttatagcattggataaagccggtgaagaagctgaatggcttcggaattttttagaagacattccgttctggccaaaacctttggctcctatttgcatacattgcgatagtgaggctgcaataggacgggcagggagcgttatgtataacggaaagtctcgtcatatacgacgaagacataataccgttagacaactactttctagtggaattatcactattgattatgtaagatcaaaggataatgttgcggatccacttacaaaaggcttaactagagagggagttgagaaatcatctaagggaatgggactatggccaaggacaagtcaacatggcggtaactctacctagaattttggatgttccgagatctaggttcaaggagctcaaaaaaagttgtgattgaccggttcaacattgtgaaaacaaaatctttggtccattctcgtgatgaagacaatgttcagtaacaaggatagaactttacacgttctttaatgattaccaaagtttgatgaggtatctatcaaatagtgtcaatctaaaggattacacgtttaggaatcacctacgtaagtgtgaagtgtaagccgcttcaaggagaattctgtaaggccaattctctacgcacttatgagaccaggcggtgttcatggctaaaacgaacacaacaatgagaaccaaaagacggttaagggttggttgtgtgacatatggctgtctaggtatacactaaagttcgacggttcaaagatatcaaatctaccgattgaccgagtatatccgacatatgttcactacggaaagttcaaagggaaacctacttatccagatgcaattaatccttacttgcaaaatcacatagctttcatctatgatctttcttgatacagccattcccattcatgtgggggattgttggactttaagccattgggctttaaagtagaagaagtgtgaattggaaatggagggaaataaaatggagggaaaataaaaatttgaagaagtggacTTTTGTCTTGcattttgtccctcattggtgaggggaaatcacatttgtgtgcttatatatagattcacttcttaaagctcttaaaaggagttgaagagaatgaaccctcgcgccatcgtcgtcgctcgctcggcttcggctcGACTTCGTcaaatgatcgataagattattttttggacaaaatttatttaattatttaataattaattaaatggcAAATCACTGCTGAAACTACGCCAGAACCCTGCTGAAAGTTCAGAGGGCCTCACTGGCTGCGGTtctgccgcgaccgcggtagaatcgcggcagtcagattcagagagcctctctagccgcggttctgccgcgatcgCGGTAGAACCACGGCAGGCCGTGTATTTTCTGAAAAAgcacctttccagacacctcttctgatatttgtctataaattctgaggcaaaaCTGCATCTTCTTGATACGAAAAACActccagaacttctttctttctgaatatactgcatcctaattcgcagtctctctctctcaaattcgtaagtgtgattttgctccgttctttgagttcgttggtatcctgcagtttgtattgccactgttgcaggaaggtttattccgttttatcctgggaggatttaatccattaccttggcaacgtgtgagggggttaaaattccttaaggacgcacaagaaaaattgtggactcggaatatttctgattctttactattttatacatttctttattcttctaacagttttctgatttttgttttaacacagtTACGCTCACATATGCTATATATATCTAGCACTTTAAGGCGAGGCAAATAAAGTGGCTGGATTTTTAGCAAACTAAGGGCATTCAATAGCACAAAAACAATGGAGTATTTTTCTTGTGCAATCAATCACCTCATACAACAATGGACATTTCAAAGTTAGATAGGTcaagcacgggctagccagttttcgaactggtaattcaaaaatagtcatcgTTGATCATTTTCGCTCTGGGAAAATAATTTTTCTCTCTCTAGCTTTGCTCTCGGCGTAGGTTATGCTAACCTGCACCTACCTTGGTAGCCATGGCTAAGAAGAGAGGTCGGCCGTTCAAAAATTCACCGCTCGTTACGGTTGGAAGTGCCGTCAGTGCAACTGTCATCGCTGATACCATTGAATGTGGTAATACACAACAAATTGTAACCCCAACTGGGCCACCATTCACGACTAGATCTATAGAAGTGGGGAATGCTAGTTCTCACACAGGTGCATCGAAAAAGTTGGTTCTAAGTCCAAGTCCCTCAGTTAATCAAGGAAATTCAATTAACAGTGTGGGAAGACGATTAATAAAGAGACCAGAACATGCTCAGGCCCAATTGAGATTAATCAGATTCGAATTGAGCCAATTGTAGATGAGAAAGTAAGTTTGACTGCAACGCCCGAATTGAGCCAATTGCAGAGGAGAAAGTAAGTTTGACTGGAACGCCTTCGGTGAAACTCTTTGCTGGAAATAGATCTGCAGAAAATGGTATGGACTTATCCTATATTGCTCCAAAAGTAGTAGATGGTCAATATGTGGTGAATTTAGACAAATTGGAGGTAGAAAATGAGACAGAAAAATGGAAGAACGCTCTGATTGTTTATGTAATTGGGGAAAGGCCAGGCTACAATCAGATGCATCGCTATATTGCCCAACACTGGAATAACGTAGCTGAACCAGATCTATTTTTACATGAAGATGGTTATTACATAGTCAAATTCCTCCGTCTAAGTGATTTACGAGAAATCCTGTATGGCGAGCCTTATACCATTAATAGCAAGCCTGTTATTCTCAAGCAATGGTCGCCGAAATTTGATTTCAATGCAGAATTCTTCACAGAGATTCTATTATGGGTAAAATTCCCTAAACTTCTGATGAATTGTTGGGGAATAAATTCTTTGAGCAAGATGGCTAGTACTCTAGGTAATCCTCTGTTTGTTGATCAATGCACCACCAAGAAAACTAGATTGTCTTATACTAGAATATTGATAGAGGTAAATGTAACAAAGAAGTTTCCTACTGAAATAACTGTTGATGATCCGTCTGGTAGACAGTTTCAACAGCCCATTGAGTTTGAATGGAAACCAGAATTTTGCTCAGAATGTTTGAAGATTGGACATGACTGTATGAAGCAAAAACAAATAGGGAAACCAGTGCAAAACCAAAGGAACAAAAGATCTAGACTAGTTCCAACATGGGTACCTAAGAATAAAGAGCAACAAAAAAAGGAACCAATACAGATGGAACAAAATGAAGATACAGATAACCAAGCTAAAGGGAAGAGTGTAGTGCAATCAACAAATATGAATACTGAAGGAGGCTGGACATAGGTTAGAGCAAAAGGATCAAGCTCAGGTGTAAAAGCAATAACAACACAAAATTATCTAGCTCCTGGGGATATTGCAACGGAAAATGGATTTCAAGCTTTGCCTGATGAGGAACATAGAATTGTGAAAGCTAAACCCCCTGATTTAGGGGGTAACACTAGGCTATCATAATGACTTGGCTCTTTTGGAATATTAGGGGAATAAATAATAGGTACAAGCAAAAGGAATTAAAGCAGTACCTTAAAAACAATCATATAAAGTTAGCTGTTATAATAGAAACTagagttaaacaaaataaggCATTGCATGTTGCCGGTAGAGTTACTCCTAAATGGGAAAGATTATCAAACTATAAGGAAGCAAGAAATGGTAGAATATGGATCACTTGGTATCCTAAATGGTATGACAATCAACTGGTTCAAGAAGCTGCTCAATTCATACATTGTCAGGTCACTGGTGTACAAAATGGAATCAATTGCTTACTTATAGTCATCTATGGATATAACACAGTTGAACAGAGGAAAGCTCTTGCAGAGTATATCTCCTAGAAGTAATGAACCTTGATTATTATGTGGTGATTTCAATGCAATCCTATACCCACATGATAGACAAGGTTCACCAATAACTATGGCAGAATTACATGACTTCTCAAATTGCTGTAATAGTCTTCTTTTAAATGAAATTCCTTGGATAGGTGAATACTATACTTGGACAAACAAGCAACAAGGAGCAGACAGAGTTTGTAGTAGAATTGACAGAGCGATAGCAAATGATGAATAGATAGTGCCATATGGACATCTGACAGCAGAGTTTGGAGAACCTTTTATTTTTGATCATGTACCCATAATGATACAATTCAGAGCCCCTAAGAATAACATGAAAATACCCTTCAAATTCTTCAATGTTTGGACTAAACATAGAAGTTTCAAACAGATAGTTGATGATGGTTGGAAAAGAAGGGAGACAAGAGGGAAAATGAGAAATGTATGGCTCAATCTGAAACAACTGAAACCAGCTTTCAAGCAACTTAACAATGAATAGTTTAAAGGGATCACTGAGAAAATCACAAAGACTAGAACTGCATTGAAGGAGCTTCAGAAAGAAATGCAACATAGGTACTCTGACTCCCTGGCTGAGCAAGAGAATCAGTGTTTACAACAATTGGAGAAATGGTCTATGATTGAAGAAAGTGTGGTGCAGAAAAAATCCAGAGCTACATGGATCAAACTAGGTGATTCAAACACAAGGCATTTTACAGCAGTAATGAAGGAAAAACATCACCAGAAACAGATTCTGGAGATCACTTCCCTGTCAAGCATGAAGCTGAAAGATCCTAAAGCTATCAAGGAGGAGTTTACGACATTTTATAAATCCTTGATGGGATCAGCCACAGTCTCTCTTCCTGGAGTTAATATGATGGTGATGAGAAATGGACTTTGACTGTCCCATTGCCAACATATTGAGTTATGTGCCAAAGTTACAGATGCTGAAATTTGTGAAGCACTTGGTTCAATTGGTGATCACAAGGCTCCCGGGATTGATGGATTCAATGCTACCTTCTTTAAGCAAGCTTGGCCAATCATCAAAACTGAGGTATGTGATGCTGTTAGAGAGTGCTTTAACACTAAAATCATGTCTAAAGCTATTAATTGCACCACACTAGCCCTGCTTCTAAATATAGCAAATCCTAATAATGTGAAGGATTATCTACCTATTGCTTGTTGCATAATGATGTAAAAGTTGATTACAAAAGTTTTTGCTGGGAGACAACAAAAGGTTATGAATTGCATCATCTCAGAAGCTCAGGCAGGTTTCATTCCAGGGAGAAGGATTATGGACAACATTATACTTGCACATGAATTGGTTAAGTCATACGGCAGAAAACACATCTCTCCTAGATTTATGTTCAATGTTGACTTGCAAAAGGCCTACAATTCTGTAGAATGGGTTTACTTGGAACAGGTTCTAGAAGGATTGAATTTTCCAGAAAAGTTTATCAAATGGTTAATGGCTTGTGtgaaaatagttaactacaccaTTCTACTGAATGGGGAATCTCTAGAGCCATTTAATGCTGCTAAAGGCCTAAGGCAAGGAGATCCAATCTCTCCTTTCTTGTTTGCCATTGCTATGGAATACTAGAGCAGACTTTTCAATGAATTACACAAGGATAAGAGGTTCAAATATCATCCCAGATGTAGCAAACTACACATAACTCATCTAAGTTATGCTGATGACTTGTTGTTGTTTGCTAGAGGGGACACATCCTCAACTCAAAAGCTATAGGAATGCTTCAAAACCTTTTAAAGAGCTTTTGAATTGCAAACAAATCTAAATAAGAGTGCTATATATGTGGAGGAATGGAAAGAGGGACTATAGAAACAATCTGCCAGAATATAGGATATACTCAAGGTCAACTACCTTTCACATATCTAGGAGTACCATTGGACACAAAGAAGCTGAATATGTTACAATGTCAACCTTTCACCACTAAAATAGTAGCAAAGATTACTTCATGGATTGCAAAAAAGTTGTCTTATGCTGGAAGGGTCCAATTAATACAGACTGTGCTATTTGGAATCCAATCATATTGGGCTCAAATATTTCCATTACCAGTCAAAGTGATTAAATTAATAGAAGCTTATTAATTTAATATAGACTGTGCTGGTGGTAATGAAATCACAAAAATGCCCTTATTGCCTGGGATAAAGTGTGTCTACCTAAGCCAGTTGGTGGACTCAACTTAAGCAACCTTCACATCTGGAATACTGTTGCCATTTCCAAAACTTTCTGAGATTTATCTCACAAGCAAGACAAAATGTGGATTAAGTGGATTCATACTGTGTACATCAAGGAGCCGTGTATAAATTCTATGCCTATCCCTATGAATGTAAGCTGGATGGTGAGGAAGATATTGGAAGCAAGGGAGATCATAAATCAGATGCACAAGCCATTAGAGGATAAGAAAAGCATCATTAAGCAGATATATCTTCAACTGAGTCCAATGTTACCTAAAACTACCTGGAGAAGTCTAATGTGTAGCAATGCTGCCATACCTAAGGCTATAATCACAATGTGGCTTCAATGCCAAAGGAGGTTACTTACTGTGGACATACTTAAGAAATGGGGACTCAGTGTAAATGATTCATGTGTGTTATGTCAAACTAACTTGGAAACAAGGAATCATCTATTTGCTAAATGTAACTATGCTAAAAGGTTGTGGTGTAGACGGAGTCAATGGGCAAAGGTACAGAACGTTAGTAGTTCAATATGGGAGCAACACCTACAGATCGTTTGTCAGCACACAAAAGGGAAATCAACTGTAGCAAAACTTCTCAAGATGATGTATACTGAATATACACATGCTCTATGGAAAGAAAGGAATCAGAGAATATTTCAAGAAACATTCAGAGATCACACAACCTCGACAACGGAGATAGTCTGCATATGTAATTTTAGAGCTATTTGGAATGTAAAGTAACTAGTGCAAAAATTGTATTTTTTAGCATAGTTCACTGATAGCAATATGGTCTAGTATGCTAAGATAGTATAGTCTTTTCCCTGTAAATCTTATGAGAATTAGCTAGTTGGGAGTAGCTAAGCTATGCTTTGTAATGCCTTCACTTTTGGTgattaataaaaaaatttaattacAAAAAAAAGAAGTTAGATAGGTCAAGTATATATCCATCATTTTGCACTAAGTTTGTGTCTCAAGCAACGTATACGTTTAATGTACTATATTGATAGCATTTAGTGGGGTGTTCAATTGCAAGTGTCAAGCTATTTAGCAGGCTCGACTTCATCTTGTAGTAGGCTCAGATCGGCTTTGATGGACTTGACTCGGCTCAACAGTCGAGCTTACCTTGAGCAAAATATTATGTCCTAACCGCTCAACCTTCCACtaattaaaaagaagaagaagctaaATGAAGAGTTTGGGTGCTTAAGTTTAGATGACACTAACACTTATTAGGGAATCTAAACAATTCTTTTGTTACAatcttttcatatattttttaaataattttaatgaTGGAAGTGTTTGATTCAAAAGATATcggaacctttttgaataaatcaatcaaagaaaatgaaagggtaaatcttagtcaaacataataaATTATAGATCAATGAGCTTGCAAAATAAATAATATGCAAGATGAGATAGATATATTCGATCTTATTGAAATTCTTCATTGTATCTCCCATCAATGGGCGAGATAGTTGTACATATTTTTCTGGAGATTACTTCTTTCGTATGGAGATTACAAGAAGAGAACTTTGGGAAGAGGATGGAAAGAAGCCCCCCCTTACTGAAGGTTTTCCACTGCTATATATAGTCAAGGCACCTTTGTAATTTGCTTGGTCCGATGCTCTCTCACACCAAGTGTGCCTTGGTCGTCTTTTAGACATTGCTCTTTTTGACTCAATGGGTATCAAGAGCGCCGGATGTATAGAGGGCCATGTCGTTTTTTACTACTATGTCTCTTGGGCGAGATGTTGGTCAGCTCGGCTGTGATGGTCAGATTTtaaccaatacagttagtccctccgtctgtcAGGGTCATCTCCTATCAGGCCTGGCAGACGGATCATGATTGTTACGAATTCGAGCGAAATCTGACTTCTCATTCCTTAGTTACGTTACTTAGGTTTCAAGTGAGATGGCGGCATTCTTTCGATATCCTTGGACCGTTGCAGATATTTTGGAACCGAAATGTCATTTGGTATCAAAGCATTATTTTGTAGTTGccgccattatgacacacgttcctaGGGAACTGAAACATTTTGTGCCCTATTAGATTCGATTAGtgactcttgggtttcgtgcttGGAGGATTTATGCCTCTTAGAAATAGAAGAAACTCATCATTCGATTAACACACTTCTTTGACTTTTGCCCGAAAGAATTCTGCAGATATACTTTCTTCCTGATACTCCGAGTTTTCGTTTGCCCTCAGCTAACTGAGATTTTTCATCCTTTCTTTTCCGTTATCTTTTTGTCGTATCATCTTGACAAAATGGCTGGTGATTCCTCTCGCACCGATCTCCCTGTCACAATTCCGGTACCGAAAAATGTTGCTCATATAACTAGATGGGAAGAAGTGGTGGAAGACGAGGAGGTCCCATCAACAATTGAGATTTTGCATCGTCCGGGGAGAGAATTGACCGACTTCAGTAGTCGCACCGGGGCAGAGCCGGAGATGGAGCCTGTCCCTTCTATTATGAGAGAAGAAGACATTGCGGAGTTGAAAGCCAGATGGGGGATCCTCGGTTATGTTGACATGCAACCGGCGATAGAAAACGACATAGTTCATTTTGACCGTCCTGGGTACTGCATATTTTACTCCTACCCCTTTCTTATTGGATACACACTTCCTCTCCCTCTCCTGGTGGTAGACTTCTGCCATTTTTATGAGGTATGCCCCGCCCAACTTTTTCCGTACCTGTACAAGCTATTCCTCATGTTGCTCAAGTTTGCGGAACTCGCTAGTCGTGAGATCACCTTGGATCACATGCTTAATATCTTCTCCCATCAGCTTATCCGTGGCACGATGCTTCACATGTGTCCTCGGGGGTCGAAGAGTCTAATGGTGAAAATGGATGACATGACTAACCATCGCTTCTATGAGAATTATTTCTATGTGCGGATTGAGCACATCATGGCGGATCCGACGGGGTTCCTTGAGAAGTGGAAATTTGCATGTTTCTTATGCTTTTAGTCGGAGATATATCCGACCATTTTCCATTACAGTACTAAACCCCGTTATGTCTCTGTAGTCGAGAAATTACCTCTTCAATCTGTCGAAGGTATCCGCGAGTGGGTGAGCGCCATCTTTCCCCATACGGCGGGGGTTCGCACCTGGTCGGCCTTTTATGAAAAATTTGGACGCAGGCCCCTTACAAGTGAGATGTCGTTTCTGTTTGTtacttttcctctctttttactTAGTTTCTTATATGCTGTTTGTCGATTCCATGGAGGGTGCGGAGAGCGAGGGCTCCTCCATTGACTTTTCGTCAGCCGACATTGTCTGCTTGCCCTGTTACTGCACCTGCCGTTCGCCCTTCATCGAGGGCTGCTTTGGTCTAGTCGGCGGCTGTGGTTATTCTGGCGGAGGCCACTTCTCAGACTAAAGTTCCAACTTGTGTTGCGCGTCATACAGGTGAATCTCCCTGCACTAAGGAAAAAGAAAGGTCGTCTAAGAGGCGGCGAGTGCAATTCGAGGCAGCCCCTCCGACTGTAATTCACCTGGACGACTCTCCCTTTATAGAATCTAGGGTGGGGGTTGATACCGCTCTACCCGTAGAGATGGAGACAGCCGTCACATCTGCCCCGTCAACGGAGACTCCTATTGGTGTTGTTGATCAACAACCTGTCGTGACGGGGGGCCATATGTACGAGGCTGTCGTTGTAGTTTCGGACGTACCCTCGTCCTCCGTACCTTGTCATGCTTCATCCTCAGCTGCtgaaagaggaaagggcattgtgGTCGATGATTATGAATCCGATTCGGACCTCGATCCTGATGATATTAGGATGTTTTAAGAGGGTATTACCCAATCGGTGGTTTGTGCAGGAGGACCGACCCATATTCTTAAAATTTCTTCGGACGTTAATCTCCTGGGGGACACGAAGGATCTGGGGGacccggtttgttcagggattctcgtctatcgcatcacccttgaccaagttgactcagaagggtgcttcatttataTGGTCGGGTgaatgtgaggagagctttcagaagctcaagacagccttgaccacaactctagtgttagttttgccattagcttcaggttcatataccgtgtattgttatgcttcgagagttggtattggttgtgtattgatgcagaagggtagagttattgctt contains:
- the LOC104211352 gene encoding uncharacterized protein; protein product: MAKKRGRPFKNSPLVTVGSAVSATVIADTIECGNTQQIVTPTGPPFTTRSIEVGNASSHTEEKVSLTGTPSVKLFAGNRSAENGMDLSYIAPKVVDGQYVVNLDKLEVENETEKWKNALIVYVIGERPGYNQMHRYIAQHWNNVAEPDLFLHEDGYYIVKFLRLSDLREILYGEPYTINSKPVILKQWSPKFDFNAEFFTEILLWVKFPKLLMNCWGINSLSKMASTLGNPLFVDQCTTKKTRLSYTRILIEVNVTKKFPTEITVDDPSGRQFQQPIEFEWKPEFCSECLKIGHDCMKQKQIGKPVQNQRNKRSRLVPTWVPKNKEQQKKEPIQMEQNEDTDNQAKGKSVVQSTNMNTEGGWT